One region of Archocentrus centrarchus isolate MPI-CPG fArcCen1 chromosome 6, fArcCen1, whole genome shotgun sequence genomic DNA includes:
- the LOC115781582 gene encoding calumenin-B, which produces MELRPLIMCFALCVVYATSKPTEKKDRVHHDEPLSNREHDDAENFDYDHEAFLGQEEAKTFDQLTPEESKERLGMLVERIDEDKDGYVTVEEMKKWIKHAQKRWIYDDVDRQWKSHDLNGDNVVSWEEYKNATYGYILDDPDPDDGFSYRQMMARDERRFKMADQDNDMKANKEEFTAFLHPEEYDHMKDIVVLETMEDIDKNGDGLIDLDEYIGDMYNQEGDTSEPEWVKTEREQFTEFRDKNKDGKMDKDETRDWILPSDYDHAEAEAKHLVYESDADKDGRLTKAEIVDKYDLFVGSQATDFGEALTRHDEF; this is translated from the exons ATGGAGCTGCGGCCACTCATCATGTGTTTTGCTCTCTGTGTGGTTTACGCCACCAGCAAACCCACAGAGAAGAAGGACCGCGTTCACCACGATGAACCTCTCAGCAACCGAGAGCACGATGATGCGGAGAACTTTGACTATGACCATGAAGCCTTCCTAGGACAGGAAGAGGCCAAGACCTTTGACCAGCTCACACCAGAAGAGAGCAAGGAGAGGCTTGG CATGTTGGTTGAACGTATAGATGAGGATAAAGATGGCTATGTGACTgttgaagaaatgaagaagtgGATCAAGCACGCACAGAAGAGGTGGATCTATGATGATGTGGATCGACAGTGGAAGAGTCATGACCTCAACGGGGATAACGTGGTGTCCTGGGAAGAATACAAGAACGCCACTTATGGATACATTCTGG ACGATCCTGACCCCGATGATGGCTTCAGCTACAGGCAGATGATGGCTCGTGATGAGAGGAGATTTAAAATGGCTGACCAGGACAATGACATGAAAGCTAACAAGGAGGAGTTTACAGCCTTCCTTCACCCTGAGGAGTATGACCACATGAAAGACATTGTAGTGCTG gaaactaTGGAAGACATTGACAAGAATGGAGATGGCTTAATTGATCTGGATGAATACATAG GTGACATGTACAACCAGGAGGGAGACACCTCAGAACCTGAGTGGGTAAAGACTGAGAGGGAACAGTTTACTGAattcagagacaaaaacaaggaCGGGAAGATGGATAAGGACGAGACCAGAGACTGGATCCTGCCCAGTGACTACGACCATGCTGAGGCTGAGGCCAAACATCTGGTCTATGAGTCTGATGCAGACAAA GACGGCCGTCTCACCAAAGCCGAAATTGTGGATAAGTATGACTTGTTTGTGGGCAGCCAGGCGACTGACTTCGGGGAGGCACTGACTCGACACGATGAGTTCTAA
- the gtf3c6 gene encoding general transcription factor 3C polypeptide 6 isoform X2, whose translation MEDEWEEEEQIVVVELSGIINNDSLTKSRGTCKILDIDSDRPMMQVGQYVFAGEYEDALGTCVLFEETPGKGKGASGPGLKYLCHTVKKLKMQRIFLTEKKEGETSTGSCDGDEQVYTTCEVSREKNDDQRDKTEEDGDDADLDDSAVG comes from the exons ATGGAAGATGAATGGGAAGAGGAG GAGCAGATTGTGGTGGTGGAGCTCTCCGGTATAATCAACAATGACTCTCTGACCAAGAGTCGGGGCACGTGCAAGATACTC GACATTGACAGCGACAGGCCCATGATGCAAGTTGGACAGTATGTGTTTGCAGGGGAATATGAAG ATGCTTTGGGAACTTGTGTGCTGTTTGAGGAGACACCAGGAAAAG GAAAAGGAGCCAGTGGTCCAGGTCTCAAGTACTTGTGCCACACTgtgaagaaactgaaaatgcagCGAATCTTTCTCACAGAGAAGAAAGAGGGCGAAACGAGCACAG GAAGCTGTGATGGTGACGAGCAGGTGTACACAACTTGTGAGGTCAGTCGAGAAAAAAATGATGATCAACGCGACAAGACAGAAGAAGATGGGGATGACGCAGATTTGGATGACTCAGCAGTTGGCTGA
- the gtf3c6 gene encoding general transcription factor 3C polypeptide 6 isoform X1: protein MEDEWEEEEQIVVVELSGIINNDSLTKSRGTCKILDIDSDRPMMQVGQYVFAGEYEDALGTCVLFEETPGKGKGASGPGLKYLCHTVKKLKMQRIFLTEKKEGETSTAGSCDGDEQVYTTCEVSREKNDDQRDKTEEDGDDADLDDSAVG, encoded by the exons ATGGAAGATGAATGGGAAGAGGAG GAGCAGATTGTGGTGGTGGAGCTCTCCGGTATAATCAACAATGACTCTCTGACCAAGAGTCGGGGCACGTGCAAGATACTC GACATTGACAGCGACAGGCCCATGATGCAAGTTGGACAGTATGTGTTTGCAGGGGAATATGAAG ATGCTTTGGGAACTTGTGTGCTGTTTGAGGAGACACCAGGAAAAG GAAAAGGAGCCAGTGGTCCAGGTCTCAAGTACTTGTGCCACACTgtgaagaaactgaaaatgcagCGAATCTTTCTCACAGAGAAGAAAGAGGGCGAAACGAGCACAG CAGGAAGCTGTGATGGTGACGAGCAGGTGTACACAACTTGTGAGGTCAGTCGAGAAAAAAATGATGATCAACGCGACAAGACAGAAGAAGATGGGGATGACGCAGATTTGGATGACTCAGCAGTTGGCTGA